One window of Erwinia aphidicola genomic DNA carries:
- a CDS encoding crotonase/enoyl-CoA hydratase family protein translates to MTVVNQTTCRLFSEAGQMTQLSAYYEEERRTMWMMLRAQPRPSFNHQLIEEIMNLSYAAQRSGLKIDFWVTGSLVPSMFNAGGDLRFFVESIKNGRREALRSYARACVDCIHAAARGFDTGAVTIAMVEGSALGGGFEAALAHHFILAQNSARMGFPEIAFNLFPGMGGYSLVARRSGMRLAEELICEGESHTAEWFETRGLVDKLFQPGEGYRCTRTFIDTLQPKLNGVRAMLKARQRVLQLTRAELMDITEDWVDFAFTIEPKDIAYMERLVQLQNRHSAQLLKAG, encoded by the coding sequence ATGACCGTTGTAAATCAGACTACCTGCAGGCTCTTTAGCGAAGCTGGACAAATGACTCAGCTCTCCGCCTACTACGAAGAAGAGCGTCGGACGATGTGGATGATGCTTCGTGCACAGCCGCGACCGAGCTTCAATCATCAGCTGATTGAGGAGATTATGAACCTCAGCTACGCCGCACAACGATCCGGGCTGAAGATCGATTTCTGGGTCACCGGTTCGCTGGTGCCGAGCATGTTCAACGCCGGTGGCGATCTGCGTTTCTTTGTCGAATCGATTAAAAACGGGCGTCGTGAAGCATTGCGATCGTATGCCCGCGCCTGCGTTGACTGCATTCATGCCGCCGCGCGCGGCTTTGATACCGGTGCGGTGACCATTGCGATGGTTGAAGGCAGTGCGTTAGGCGGCGGGTTTGAAGCCGCCCTGGCGCATCACTTTATTCTGGCGCAAAACAGCGCGCGCATGGGCTTTCCGGAGATTGCCTTTAATCTGTTCCCGGGGATGGGAGGCTACTCTCTGGTGGCGCGCCGTTCGGGGATGAGGCTGGCGGAAGAGCTGATCTGCGAAGGGGAGTCGCACACCGCAGAGTGGTTCGAAACTCGCGGCCTGGTCGATAAACTGTTCCAGCCGGGAGAGGGTTACCGCTGCACGCGTACCTTCATTGATACCCTGCAGCCGAAGCTAAACGGCGTGAGAGCGATGCTGAAAGCGCGTCAGCGCGTGCTGCAACTCACTCGGGCTGAACTGATGGATATCACCGAGGACTGGGTGGATTTCGCCTTCACGATTGAGCCGAAGGATATTGCCTACATGGAGCGACTGGTCCAGCTACAAAACCGCCACAGCGCACAGCTGCTGAAAGCGGGCTAA
- the pdeR gene encoding cyclic di-GMP phosphodiesterase codes for MTDEQGQTLLYAYFGTSSPHWRLSADSDAIQFAEDEDGETNIAVPLTTPQANMIRAMTVITSSVNLTITLYGNSLSMHLVGRKVSQVAWAGTASAWGDTSSVARDLVLGLSFAEQVVSEANSVIVIVDQQGHIQRFNRLCEEYTGLKEQEVIGRNVFQLFMSRQEAAASRRNISSFFREGSSYEVERWIKTKKGQRLFLFRNKFVHSGSGKNEIFLICSGTDITEERRAQERLRVLANTDNITGLPNRNAINHEITEALEKRTSEQIGVVYLDLDNFKKVNDAYGHMFGDQLLQAVSLAILSCLDKDQTLARLGGDEFIVLAENTSQAVLEAMSSRILERLKQPFRIGLIEVYTGCSIGIALAPQHGEDRESLIRNADTAMYTAKENGRGKFCLFCAEMNQRVFEYLWLDTNLRKALEQHQLVLHYQPKIDADGGVTSVEALVRWLSPERGLVRPDSFISYAEESGLIIPLGRWVMLSALQQVLNWRKQGINLRVAVNVSARQLIDQSIYTDLKLALDEAGLDSSPIDIELTESCLIENEQLALALMGQFQALGAAVHLDDFGTGYSSLSQLARVPIDAIKLDQSFVRGVNHQEVSQSLVRAIVAVAKALNLQVIAEGIETEEEARFVMANGVDIRQGYLYAKPMPAEQLEHWLTQHHAGITS; via the coding sequence ATGACCGATGAACAGGGCCAGACGCTGTTGTATGCGTACTTTGGTACCAGCAGCCCTCATTGGCGTTTATCTGCTGATAGTGATGCGATTCAATTTGCTGAAGATGAAGACGGTGAAACCAATATCGCCGTTCCTCTGACCACGCCTCAGGCTAATATGATCCGCGCGATGACGGTGATCACCTCCAGCGTTAATCTGACGATTACCCTGTACGGTAACTCCCTGTCGATGCATCTGGTTGGCAGGAAAGTCTCCCAGGTGGCGTGGGCCGGTACGGCTTCAGCCTGGGGCGATACTTCCTCAGTGGCGCGCGATCTGGTACTGGGCCTCTCCTTTGCTGAACAGGTGGTTTCCGAGGCTAACTCGGTGATTGTGATTGTCGATCAGCAGGGCCATATCCAGCGTTTTAATCGCCTGTGCGAAGAGTACACCGGCCTGAAAGAGCAGGAAGTTATCGGCCGCAACGTCTTCCAGCTGTTTATGTCGCGCCAGGAAGCGGCAGCCTCGCGACGCAATATCAGCAGCTTTTTCCGTGAAGGCAGTTCGTATGAGGTTGAGCGCTGGATCAAAACCAAAAAGGGCCAGCGGCTGTTTCTGTTCCGCAACAAATTCGTGCACAGCGGCAGCGGCAAAAATGAAATCTTCCTGATCTGTTCCGGCACCGATATTACCGAAGAGCGCCGCGCGCAGGAGCGCCTGCGCGTGCTGGCCAACACCGATAACATCACCGGGCTGCCTAACCGCAACGCCATCAATCATGAAATTACCGAAGCGCTGGAAAAACGCACCAGTGAGCAGATTGGTGTGGTCTATCTTGACCTCGATAACTTTAAAAAAGTGAACGATGCCTACGGGCATATGTTTGGCGATCAGCTGCTGCAGGCGGTTTCACTGGCTATTCTCAGCTGCCTGGACAAGGACCAGACGCTGGCGCGCCTCGGCGGTGATGAGTTTATCGTGCTGGCGGAGAACACCAGCCAGGCCGTGTTAGAAGCGATGTCATCGCGGATCCTTGAACGCCTGAAGCAGCCTTTCCGTATCGGCCTGATCGAAGTTTATACCGGCTGCTCCATTGGTATCGCCCTCGCCCCTCAGCATGGTGAGGATCGTGAAAGCCTGATCCGCAATGCCGATACCGCAATGTACACCGCCAAAGAGAATGGCCGCGGTAAGTTTTGCCTGTTCTGCGCTGAGATGAACCAGCGGGTATTTGAGTATTTGTGGCTGGATACCAATCTGCGTAAAGCGCTGGAGCAACACCAGCTGGTGCTGCACTATCAGCCGAAGATTGATGCGGATGGCGGCGTGACCAGCGTTGAGGCTCTGGTGCGCTGGCTGTCGCCAGAGCGCGGGCTGGTGCGCCCTGACAGCTTTATCTCTTATGCCGAAGAGTCTGGCCTGATTATCCCTCTGGGGCGCTGGGTGATGCTGAGCGCGCTGCAGCAGGTGCTCAACTGGCGCAAGCAGGGGATCAATCTGCGCGTGGCGGTTAACGTCTCCGCCCGGCAGCTGATTGACCAGAGTATTTATACCGATTTAAAACTGGCACTCGATGAGGCCGGGCTGGACAGCAGCCCGATTGATATTGAACTGACCGAGAGCTGCCTGATTGAAAATGAGCAGCTGGCGCTGGCGCTGATGGGGCAATTTCAGGCGCTGGGGGCGGCGGTACATCTGGATGACTTCGGTACCGGCTACTCCTCGCTGTCTCAGCTGGCGCGGGTGCCTATCGATGCTATCAAACTTGACCAGAGTTTTGTGCGCGGGGTGAATCATCAGGAAGTGTCGCAGTCGCTGGTGCGGGCGATCGTCGCCGTAGCGAAAGCGCTGAATCTGCAAGTGATTGCGGAAGGAATCGAAACCGAAGAGGAAGCGCGCTTTGTCATGGCGAACGGCGTTGATATTCGTCAGGGTTATCTGTACGCAAAGCCAATGCCCGCTGAACAGCTCGAGCACTGGCTCACGCAGCATCATGCCGGGATCACATCCTGA